A genome region from Marasmius oreades isolate 03SP1 chromosome 5, whole genome shotgun sequence includes the following:
- a CDS encoding uncharacterized protein (antiSMASH:Cluster_5.1) translates to MAKDAPLVSTSLATVPIESALFGTFLLLSAISIYAMIKADGRDTPRYGHAVNSVSSASLARTFKRPAFIVAIALLITVTGHWICTFMRLFLAILHSEDPLVFYATLSEPTEVIKTGFLMASLVLGDSMIIYRLWVVWDRRWAIVIFPLLSVTGLVVAGIGITYQFAIFPEGHDVFASEAGRWITSDTVLTLCTNVYCSVLIAWRIWNMSKGSSPFAVTGKVNVVTKSLIVFIESAALYAIWTILFLATYQSRTNMQFFVVDCWPVMAGISFMSINARIFLSMEANNKPKHGSGSIPSNPRYLAPYTAHSEAMVGHNNYPLNPIDPVAVTISHIVENDQDHPSTRKGELWGSDHD, encoded by the exons ATGGCAAAGGATGCCCCGCTGGTCTCAACCAGCCTCGCCACAGTTCCAATCGAAAGCGCATTGTTTGGCACTTTCTTACTTCTCAGTGCCATCTCGATCTATGCTATGATCAAGGCCGATGGACGGGACACACCTCGCTACGGTCATGCGGTCAACTCGGTCTCCTCTGCCTCTCTGGCGCGCACATTCAAGCGCCCTGCATTCATTGTCGCGATCGCACTTCTAATAACAGTGACCGGT CATTGGATCTGTACATTCATGCGTCTCTTTCTGGCTATCCTCCACTCCGAGGACCCGCTAGTCTTCTACGCAACCCTTTCCGAACCCACTGAGGTTATTAAGACCGGTTTTCTAATGGCATCCTTGGTTTTGGGGGACTCGATGATT ATATATCGTTTATGGGTGGTGTGGGACCGGAGGTGGGCTATCGTTATTTTCCCACTTTTGTCGGTCACAGGACTGGTTG TTGCCGGCATTGGTATTACCTATCAATTTGCTATATTCCCGGAGGGGCACGACGTCTTTGCTAGCGAGGCGGGTCGCTGGATCACTTCGGACACGGTCCTCACTCTATG CACGAACGTCTATTGCAGCG TGCTGATTGCTTGGCGCATTTGGAATATGAGTAAAGGGTCGTCCCCGTTTGCGGTTACTGGTAAAGTTAACGTCGTCACG AAATCCCTCATAGTCTTCATCGAAAGTGCTGCTCTATACGC CATCTGGACAATTCTCTTCCTCGCAACGTATCAGTCTAGAACCAACATGCAGTTCTTCGTGGTCGACTGTTGGCCTGTCATGGCTGGGATATCTTTTATGTCAATCAATGCACGCATCTTTCTCTCCATGGAAGCCAACAACAAGCCGAAGCATGGTTCAGGCTCTATCCCTAGTAACCCGCGATACCTGGCCCCGTATACCGCTCACTCGGAGGCGATGGTAGGACATAACAACTACCCGCTCAATCCAATCGATCCAGTCGCCGTAACAATCAGCCATATCGTGGAGAACGACCAAGACCATCCATCGACCAGGAAAGGAGAACTGTGGGGAAGCGATCATGATTGA